A genomic window from Corallincola holothuriorum includes:
- the pflA gene encoding pyruvate formate lyase 1-activating protein produces the protein MAAIKGRVHSTESCGTVDGPGIRYIVFMQGCLMRCKYCHNRDTWDLDGGREVTVEELMSEMQSYRHFMNASGGGVTASGGEAILQAAFVKELFKACQAEGIHTCLDTNGFVRVYNDDIHELIDVSDLVMLDIKQIDDAKHIDLTKVSNKRTLQFAQYLADKNQPVWLRYVVVGGYTDDIESAHALGNFIKEMKNIEKVELLPYHELGKHKWEAMGEKYDLDGVKPPSKETMEAIKDVIASYGHHVMY, from the coding sequence ATGGCAGCAATAAAAGGTAGAGTTCACTCCACTGAATCCTGCGGCACCGTGGACGGCCCTGGCATTCGTTACATCGTATTTATGCAAGGCTGTTTGATGCGCTGTAAGTATTGCCATAACCGCGATACATGGGATCTAGACGGTGGACGAGAAGTCACCGTTGAAGAGTTGATGTCAGAGATGCAGAGTTATCGTCACTTTATGAATGCCAGTGGTGGTGGCGTAACGGCATCGGGAGGCGAGGCAATTTTACAGGCAGCCTTCGTTAAAGAGCTATTCAAAGCCTGCCAAGCCGAGGGGATCCACACCTGTCTCGACACCAATGGCTTCGTTCGTGTCTATAACGACGATATTCATGAGCTAATCGACGTCTCTGATTTGGTTATGTTGGACATTAAGCAGATTGATGATGCCAAGCATATTGACCTAACAAAAGTGAGCAACAAAAGAACACTGCAATTTGCTCAATACTTGGCAGACAAGAACCAACCTGTTTGGCTACGTTATGTGGTCGTCGGTGGTTATACAGACGATATTGAGTCAGCACATGCCCTTGGTAATTTTATCAAGGAGATGAAAAATATTGAAAAAGTAGAACTACTTCCCTATCACGAGTTGGGCAAACACAAGTGGGAAGCCATGGGTGAAAAATATGACCTTGACGGTGTCAAACCACCAAGTAAAGAAACAATGGAAGCAATAAAAGATGTGATCGCTAGCTATGGCCATCACGTGATGTATTAG
- the yfbV gene encoding terminus macrodomain insulation protein YfbV — MSQLTELLQQGQRYMNIWPIRPELYRHFPEIRVIQFTRWATRWLPGFAVMLPALQYLLVDGLFFAQMIAVSLLLMSIPFQGLLWLGHRATQPLPPSLSGWYRDIHARMNAEGCQISPVKSQPQFLDMGALLNQAFKQLESSRLQRIF, encoded by the coding sequence GTGTCGCAACTAACAGAGTTACTGCAGCAAGGGCAACGCTACATGAACATTTGGCCTATCCGACCTGAACTGTATCGTCATTTCCCTGAGATTCGGGTAATACAGTTTACTCGCTGGGCGACTCGTTGGCTGCCCGGCTTTGCGGTGATGTTACCTGCTTTGCAATATCTGTTGGTTGATGGTTTGTTTTTTGCTCAGATGATTGCTGTGAGCCTACTGCTTATGTCGATTCCGTTTCAAGGCTTACTCTGGCTTGGGCATCGCGCTACTCAACCTTTACCGCCCTCATTAAGTGGATGGTATCGAGATATCCACGCTCGGATGAATGCTGAAGGATGTCAGATATCTCCAGTAAAATCACAACCGCAGTTTTTGGATATGGGCGCTTTGCTAAACCAGGCGTTCAAGCAGTTAGAATCTTCAAGGCTGCAGCGTATTTTCTAG
- a CDS encoding acetate kinase, with product MSANLVLVLNCGSSSLKFAIIDADNGDEILSGLAECLHLPESRIKWKLKGEKDEAKLGAGSAHREALDFIVALINKQPGLAESLVAIGHRVVHGGERFTSSIVIDDTVIEGIEACATLAPLHNPAHLIGIRAAQAAFPALKQVAVFDTAFHQTMPEQAYLYALPYKMYRQHSIRRYGMHGTSHYFVSQEAAKMLGKPIAETNVIVAHLGNGGSVCAVKGGKSVDTSMGLTPLEGLVMGTRSGDIDPAIIFHLVDNVGYTLTEVNNMLHKQSGLLGLTEVTSDCRYVEDGLESGKPEAIRAHEVFIYRLAKYIASYAAALPSIDAVVFTGGIGENAAAIRKDTLELLPVFGFEVDDDANMNCRFGKAGEITSAESRVKALVIPTNEELVIARDSVRLAK from the coding sequence ATGAGTGCCAACTTAGTTCTTGTTCTTAATTGCGGTAGTTCGTCTCTCAAGTTCGCCATTATTGATGCAGATAACGGCGACGAAATTCTTTCCGGCTTAGCCGAATGCCTCCACCTTCCCGAATCTCGCATTAAGTGGAAACTCAAAGGTGAGAAGGATGAAGCAAAATTAGGTGCTGGCTCAGCCCACAGAGAAGCGCTTGATTTCATAGTTGCATTAATTAATAAGCAACCTGGTCTAGCTGAATCGCTCGTAGCAATCGGTCATCGCGTGGTTCATGGCGGCGAACGTTTCACCAGTTCAATCGTTATTGATGACACTGTTATAGAGGGAATCGAAGCCTGTGCCACACTTGCTCCTCTGCACAACCCGGCGCACCTAATCGGTATTCGTGCAGCTCAAGCTGCGTTTCCTGCGCTTAAGCAAGTAGCCGTATTCGATACTGCATTCCATCAAACCATGCCTGAGCAGGCTTACCTTTACGCCCTACCCTATAAAATGTACCGTCAACACAGTATTCGACGTTACGGCATGCATGGCACCAGCCATTATTTCGTCAGCCAAGAAGCCGCTAAGATGCTTGGCAAACCGATAGCTGAAACGAATGTTATTGTTGCTCACCTAGGTAATGGTGGTTCTGTTTGTGCGGTAAAAGGTGGCAAAAGTGTAGACACCAGCATGGGTTTGACACCTCTTGAAGGGCTTGTCATGGGTACCCGTTCAGGCGATATTGATCCGGCTATCATTTTCCATTTGGTTGACAACGTTGGCTACACCCTCACAGAAGTAAACAACATGCTGCACAAGCAAAGCGGTTTGTTAGGATTAACCGAAGTCACCAGCGACTGTCGTTATGTTGAAGATGGCCTTGAGAGCGGCAAGCCGGAAGCGATCCGTGCTCATGAGGTATTTATTTATCGATTAGCTAAATACATCGCCAGTTATGCAGCTGCGCTGCCTAGCATTGATGCTGTCGTATTTACTGGTGGTATCGGCGAAAACGCAGCAGCGATCAGAAAAGATACCTTAGAGCTGCTACCTGTGTTTGGCTTTGAAGTTGATGACGACGCAAACATGAATTGCCGCTTTGGCAAAGCAGGTGAAATCACCTCTGCTGAGAGTCGTGTTAAAGCATTGGTTATTCCAACCAACGAAGAGCTTGTCATCGCCAGAGATAGTGTTCGTTTGGCTAAGTAG
- the pta gene encoding phosphate acetyltransferase: MSRTIMLIPIGGGVGLTTISLGMVRALERQGARVGFYKPVAQLRLGDKGPERSTAIINNATSLTPAEPLRMHYAESLISSDQRDVLLEEVVARYQQFCGNDDTVVVEGLVPTRRSPWANRANIDIAKALDAEVVFVATPGVDDAGQLRERVEIAHNNMGGDKNTQLLGVIVNKVGAPVDDQGRTRPDLSEIFEGSEAHSNASVDAIIKAFKHSKVSLLGCIPWTYDLIAPRVKDLADHLNAEVINEGELAGRRLRSVTFCARSVPNMISHFKPGSLLVTSADRPDVIVSACLAAMNGVEIGALLLTGGFQPDASLMELCKPAMVGGLPVILVDTNTWQTSLNLQAFNLEVPTDDPQRIEQVQDYTASHIDEGWIHQIVAGTDRKRKLSPPAFRYKLTELARQANKRIVLPEGTEPRTIKAAAMCAERGIARCVLLGNPDEVARIASQQGVTLGEGVEIIDPLAVREKYIAPMVEMRKHKGLTEVVADEQLEDEVVLGTMMLAQNEVDGLVSGAVHTTAHTIRPPLQLIKTAPGCSLVSSIFFMLLPDQVLVYGDCAINPDPTAEQLADIAIQSADSATAFGIEPKVAMISYSTGTSGTGTDVDKVRLATEIAKQKRPELIIDGPLQYDAAVMENVAKKKAPNSPVAGQATVFIFPDLNTGNTTYKAVQRSADLISIGPMLQGMRKPVNDLSRGALVEDIVYTIALTAIQSRQLDNVS; this comes from the coding sequence GTGTCACGCACTATAATGCTTATTCCCATCGGTGGCGGCGTCGGTCTCACAACCATCAGCTTAGGTATGGTTCGCGCATTAGAACGCCAAGGTGCCCGTGTCGGTTTTTACAAGCCAGTTGCACAGCTCAGGCTTGGTGATAAAGGCCCTGAACGTTCAACCGCGATTATTAATAATGCGACCAGCCTGACACCAGCTGAGCCATTGCGCATGCACTACGCAGAATCATTGATCAGTAGTGACCAACGCGATGTCTTACTCGAAGAGGTCGTCGCCCGCTATCAACAGTTCTGCGGCAATGACGATACCGTGGTGGTCGAAGGTTTAGTGCCCACTCGCCGCTCACCCTGGGCAAATCGCGCAAATATCGATATCGCCAAAGCGCTGGACGCAGAAGTTGTATTCGTTGCGACCCCAGGAGTTGATGATGCAGGGCAGCTGCGAGAGCGCGTAGAAATCGCCCACAACAATATGGGCGGAGACAAGAACACCCAACTATTGGGAGTTATCGTCAACAAGGTCGGCGCACCAGTGGACGATCAAGGACGTACCCGCCCTGACCTTAGTGAAATATTTGAAGGTAGCGAAGCCCATAGTAATGCATCCGTCGATGCTATTATCAAAGCGTTTAAGCATTCCAAAGTTTCACTATTAGGCTGTATTCCATGGACATACGATCTAATTGCACCACGAGTTAAAGACCTCGCTGACCACCTGAACGCCGAAGTCATTAACGAAGGGGAATTAGCCGGTCGCCGCCTGCGTAGCGTGACATTTTGTGCCCGCAGCGTGCCCAATATGATCAGCCACTTTAAACCTGGTAGCTTGCTCGTGACATCAGCGGATCGCCCAGATGTCATCGTCTCAGCTTGCCTAGCTGCAATGAATGGCGTCGAGATTGGTGCATTATTGCTCACTGGCGGCTTCCAGCCTGATGCAAGCTTAATGGAGCTGTGTAAACCCGCGATGGTTGGTGGACTGCCTGTTATCTTGGTGGATACCAACACGTGGCAAACATCACTCAACCTGCAAGCATTTAATCTTGAAGTGCCAACTGACGACCCCCAACGGATCGAACAGGTGCAGGATTACACAGCCAGCCACATTGACGAAGGCTGGATCCACCAGATAGTGGCAGGTACAGATCGTAAGCGGAAACTCTCACCTCCGGCATTCCGTTATAAGCTGACAGAGTTAGCGCGCCAGGCGAATAAACGGATCGTGCTGCCAGAAGGCACAGAGCCACGAACCATTAAAGCAGCAGCTATGTGCGCAGAACGCGGTATCGCACGTTGCGTCCTCTTGGGTAATCCCGATGAAGTCGCTCGTATCGCTAGTCAACAAGGGGTAACCCTTGGTGAAGGCGTAGAGATTATCGACCCGCTCGCAGTACGTGAAAAATACATCGCACCGATGGTTGAAATGCGCAAGCATAAAGGGCTGACCGAAGTCGTTGCCGATGAGCAACTCGAAGATGAAGTCGTGCTAGGCACGATGATGCTAGCGCAAAATGAAGTCGACGGCTTGGTTTCTGGTGCTGTTCACACCACAGCACACACCATCAGGCCACCACTGCAACTTATCAAAACGGCGCCAGGTTGCAGTTTGGTATCATCGATCTTCTTTATGTTGTTACCTGACCAAGTTCTGGTTTACGGCGATTGCGCGATTAACCCAGATCCTACTGCAGAACAATTGGCTGATATCGCTATCCAATCTGCAGACTCAGCAACAGCATTTGGCATTGAACCCAAAGTTGCCATGATCAGCTACAGCACGGGTACTAGCGGCACAGGTACAGATGTAGACAAGGTTCGCTTGGCAACCGAAATTGCCAAACAGAAGCGTCCAGAACTGATTATTGATGGCCCACTGCAGTACGATGCTGCTGTCATGGAAAATGTAGCGAAGAAGAAAGCGCCTAACAGCCCAGTGGCTGGTCAAGCGACTGTCTTCATCTTTCCAGATCTGAATACTGGCAACACAACCTATAAAGCCGTTCAACGTTCAGCAGACTTAATCAGTATTGGCCCCATGCTGCAAGGCATGCGCAAGCCCGTTAATGATTTATCTCGCGGTGCGTTAGTGGAAGATATTGTCTATACAATCGCTTTAACAGCGATCCAATCCAGACAGTTGGATAACGTAAGCTAA
- a CDS encoding CBS domain-containing protein, producing MTIRRVPVKQVMVDKFELVDGLITVEAALQLIGDKGLEALIIDKRDEHDEFGMVLLSDIAKQVIAKDKSPARVNLYEIMAKPVVSVSSGMDVRYCARLFDSFGIHRAPVIDEGRVLGVVSYNNIVIKGFALNGS from the coding sequence ATGACTATTCGGCGAGTACCGGTGAAACAAGTAATGGTCGACAAATTTGAATTAGTGGATGGCTTGATCACGGTCGAAGCAGCGCTGCAGTTAATCGGTGATAAGGGGCTTGAAGCACTAATTATTGATAAACGAGATGAACATGACGAATTTGGCATGGTACTGCTTTCCGATATTGCAAAGCAGGTTATTGCGAAAGACAAATCGCCTGCGAGGGTCAATCTGTATGAGATCATGGCTAAGCCTGTAGTGTCTGTTAGCTCAGGCATGGATGTCAGGTATTGTGCTCGCTTGTTCGATAGCTTTGGGATCCATCGTGCTCCGGTGATCGATGAAGGGCGGGTATTAGGTGTAGTCAGTTACAACAACATTGTTATTAAAGGTTTTGCGCTTAATGGCTCCTAA
- a CDS encoding P-II family nitrogen regulator: protein MHFKLIIAFVEDGLTESIMEAARVAGATGATVINNARGEGLSKHKTFFGLDLETQRDVLLFLVEEHLSRKVLEKISELGRFDATKGAGIAIQLDVEDAVGVAHQVAALKKQVEETL, encoded by the coding sequence ATGCATTTCAAACTGATCATTGCTTTTGTCGAAGACGGGTTAACTGAATCTATCATGGAAGCTGCAAGGGTCGCGGGGGCGACGGGCGCGACGGTGATAAATAATGCGAGAGGCGAAGGGTTAAGCAAGCATAAGACATTTTTTGGGCTTGATCTTGAAACCCAGCGCGATGTTTTACTCTTTCTCGTTGAAGAGCATCTTTCCAGAAAAGTATTAGAAAAGATCTCTGAACTAGGACGATTTGACGCAACTAAAGGGGCAGGGATCGCAATCCAGTTAGACGTAGAAGATGCCGTTGGCGTTGCCCATCAGGTTGCTGCACTTAAGAAACAGGTGGAGGAAACACTATGA
- a CDS encoding DUF1538 domain-containing protein, translating into MSGLLLELLYSTANTMLDVLPIITIILVFQLVLLRRPIPRTKRVMLGFVYVIIGLSLFLVGLEKALFPLGELMAKQLTRPEFIYTHAHELDLHVDWKDYYWIYIFAAAIGFSTTIAEPSLIAVAIKAHEVSGGAIGVWGLRVAVALGVAIGISLGSYRIVVGDPLHFYILAGYVVVVIQTFVAPKLIIPLAYDSGGVTTSTVTVPLVAALGLGLAETVPGRNPLVDGFGLIAFASLFPIITVMAYAQLSEWQEHRKGSPKKQEQN; encoded by the coding sequence ATGAGTGGCTTGTTACTAGAACTACTCTATAGCACGGCTAATACGATGCTTGATGTGTTGCCTATCATTACCATCATCTTGGTTTTTCAATTGGTGCTGTTACGACGGCCCATCCCACGAACTAAGCGTGTGATGCTCGGCTTTGTCTACGTGATTATTGGCTTAAGCTTGTTTTTGGTTGGGTTAGAAAAAGCGCTATTTCCGCTTGGCGAGTTAATGGCAAAGCAGTTAACGCGTCCAGAGTTTATCTACACTCACGCCCACGAGTTAGACCTTCACGTTGATTGGAAGGATTACTACTGGATCTATATCTTCGCTGCGGCAATTGGCTTTAGCACGACAATTGCCGAGCCTAGCTTAATCGCGGTGGCGATTAAAGCCCACGAGGTTTCTGGCGGCGCGATTGGTGTTTGGGGGTTAAGGGTTGCCGTTGCGTTAGGGGTGGCTATCGGCATTAGCTTGGGAAGTTACCGCATTGTGGTGGGCGACCCTCTGCACTTCTATATTTTGGCAGGGTACGTCGTGGTAGTGATCCAGACCTTCGTGGCGCCTAAGTTGATTATTCCATTGGCTTACGATTCCGGTGGCGTCACTACTTCAACCGTAACTGTACCGCTAGTGGCCGCGTTAGGGTTGGGATTGGCTGAAACAGTACCAGGACGTAATCCGTTGGTCGATGGCTTTGGTCTGATCGCTTTTGCCAGCCTATTTCCCATTATTACTGTAATGGCGTATGCGCAGCTTTCTGAATGGCAGGAACACCGCAAAGGTTCGCCAAAAAAACAGGAGCAAAATTAA
- a CDS encoding DUF1538 domain-containing protein: protein MGRVRDLLPIVIVVAFFQLVVLQQPLPNFSEILIGLLLVVAGLAFFIRGLEIGLFPLGENLAHAFAQKGNVWLLLAFAFCLGFGTTVAEPALIAVADEAAEVAAEGDMIARTEEAMESYADGLRLTVALSVGVAIVIGVLRILRGWPIHLMITGGYILVLITTVFAPREIIGIAYDSGGVTTSTITVPLVTALGVGLSSVIKGRNPMLDGFGLIAFASLTPMIFVMIYGMLI from the coding sequence ATGGGGCGGGTTCGCGATCTGCTTCCAATTGTCATCGTTGTCGCTTTTTTCCAATTGGTTGTGCTGCAACAACCGTTACCTAATTTCTCCGAAATTCTTATAGGTTTGCTGCTAGTTGTGGCTGGACTGGCGTTCTTTATTCGTGGCTTGGAAATTGGTCTTTTCCCCCTGGGGGAAAATCTCGCCCATGCCTTTGCGCAGAAGGGTAATGTCTGGTTGCTCTTAGCATTCGCGTTTTGTTTAGGTTTTGGTACCACCGTTGCTGAACCCGCCCTGATTGCCGTGGCCGATGAAGCGGCGGAGGTTGCGGCTGAAGGTGACATGATTGCTCGCACCGAGGAAGCGATGGAGTCTTATGCCGATGGCCTTAGGCTCACGGTTGCTTTGTCTGTAGGCGTCGCGATTGTGATAGGTGTATTGCGGATCCTTAGGGGGTGGCCGATCCATTTGATGATCACCGGTGGTTATATCTTGGTGCTGATCACGACGGTTTTTGCGCCGAGAGAGATTATTGGGATCGCCTATGACTCTGGCGGCGTCACCACATCAACGATTACTGTCCCTTTGGTGACCGCATTAGGTGTCGGGCTATCCAGTGTGATTAAAGGGCGTAATCCCATGCTGGATGGTTTTGGTTTGATTGCGTTCGCGTCGCTGACACCGATGATATTTGTCATGATATACGGGATGTTGATATGA
- the ggt gene encoding gamma-glutamyltransferase — MGGINRWWLLVVLLFPLGLLATPLESQEQLEPEKALGLSAKTTARGSSIAVATANKHASEAAMAMLKAGGSAVDAAIAAQMVLTLVEPQSSGIGGGAFMLHYDAKEGALTSLDGRESAPQAATPDMFLLPDGKPMAWKDALVGGRSVGVPGVVAMLKMAHDKHGVLPWKVLFEPAIKLAKEGFIVSPRLAKLVAANINPGMGLFESNKAYFFPDGKPIAEGSLLVNQPLADTLTAIAEFGPKAFYQGELARRIAYVVNNAKVNPGLLSEKDLNHYTALERTPICGLYRGYKVCGMAPPSSGGVAVLQLLKLLEGSDLQALKPTSADAVHLFTQASKLAFADRNIYMADSDFVAVPVSEMLDDRYIELRQGLITGRDDGVVEAGQPVDYLRALDASPEFESTSHLSIVDKRGNAVSMTTSIEMGFGSSLMVAGFLLNNQLTDFSLQPTRGALPVANRIEPGKRPRSSMAPTMVFRPDGRLWLVIGSPGGSRIIDYVAWSLLARIDWDMALQQAIDFPRVTNRNDYTALEKGTEIALLKKALEVRGHRVRLIDLNSGIHAIEVGDTFIDAAADPRREGLALAE, encoded by the coding sequence GTGGGTGGGATAAATCGCTGGTGGCTGTTGGTCGTGCTTCTTTTTCCGTTGGGATTATTGGCCACCCCGCTGGAGTCACAGGAGCAGCTAGAGCCGGAAAAAGCGTTAGGATTAAGTGCGAAAACAACAGCGCGCGGCAGTAGCATTGCGGTTGCCACGGCGAATAAGCACGCCAGTGAAGCTGCGATGGCTATGCTAAAAGCGGGCGGCAGTGCCGTGGATGCAGCTATTGCGGCGCAGATGGTATTGACCCTGGTTGAGCCGCAATCATCCGGCATTGGTGGTGGCGCATTCATGCTGCACTACGATGCTAAAGAAGGTGCGTTGACCAGCCTCGATGGTCGGGAAAGCGCCCCGCAAGCAGCGACGCCCGATATGTTTCTACTGCCAGATGGTAAGCCAATGGCGTGGAAAGATGCCTTGGTGGGCGGGCGCTCGGTTGGTGTCCCTGGTGTGGTCGCCATGTTGAAAATGGCTCATGACAAGCATGGCGTGTTGCCATGGAAAGTGTTGTTCGAGCCCGCAATCAAGCTCGCAAAAGAGGGCTTCATTGTCTCTCCCAGATTGGCTAAGTTGGTGGCTGCCAATATTAATCCTGGCATGGGATTGTTTGAATCGAACAAGGCCTATTTTTTCCCTGATGGTAAACCGATAGCTGAGGGTAGCTTATTGGTTAATCAGCCACTGGCAGATACGTTGACGGCGATTGCCGAGTTTGGGCCGAAAGCATTTTACCAAGGTGAGCTGGCTCGCCGCATCGCCTATGTGGTTAACAATGCCAAGGTTAACCCTGGATTACTGAGCGAAAAGGATTTAAATCATTATACCGCGCTGGAACGAACACCTATCTGTGGTCTGTATCGAGGCTATAAAGTTTGCGGCATGGCACCACCGAGCTCCGGTGGCGTGGCGGTTCTACAGTTACTTAAACTGTTAGAAGGAAGCGATTTACAGGCCCTAAAGCCGACTTCTGCAGATGCTGTTCATCTGTTTACCCAAGCATCTAAGTTAGCATTTGCAGATCGCAATATTTATATGGCTGATAGCGATTTCGTTGCGGTACCGGTTTCAGAGATGCTGGATGATAGGTATATCGAATTGCGCCAAGGCCTAATTACAGGCCGCGATGACGGGGTGGTTGAAGCCGGGCAGCCGGTCGACTACCTGAGAGCTTTGGATGCAAGTCCCGAATTTGAGAGCACTAGTCACCTTTCTATCGTTGATAAGCGTGGTAATGCAGTATCGATGACGACGAGTATTGAAATGGGTTTTGGCTCTTCACTGATGGTCGCAGGCTTTTTACTTAATAACCAGTTAACCGACTTTTCGCTGCAACCTACACGTGGCGCATTGCCGGTGGCTAATCGTATTGAACCAGGTAAAAGGCCAAGAAGCTCAATGGCACCGACGATGGTGTTTAGACCGGATGGCCGCCTCTGGTTGGTTATCGGCTCACCGGGCGGAAGTCGGATTATTGACTACGTTGCCTGGAGCCTATTGGCGCGTATCGATTGGGACATGGCTTTACAGCAAGCGATTGACTTCCCTCGCGTCACTAACAGAAACGATTACACTGCGCTGGAAAAGGGTACTGAAATTGCTCTACTAAAAAAAGCATTAGAGGTGAGAGGACATAGAGTGAGACTGATTGATCTTAATAGTGGTATCCATGCTATTGAGGTAGGTGACACCTTTATTGACGCAGCGGCGGACCCGCGGCGGGAAGGGTTAGCGTTGGCAGAATAG
- a CDS encoding class I SAM-dependent methyltransferase, with protein MNCTKNILSSLLKPKSVKNAERLLHGRGQLTGGAESIAIDWYASHLLFTFYSEVSDDDVNTLVDAVVDQFRQWQMPIQAVLCQRRYLKGAPVECLHGEVSQPLWVTEHDLQYKVNLLNHQNHGLFLDMAEGRKWVLEHAKARSVLNLFSYTCGFSVAALAGGADSVVNLDMSKGALSVGKQNHVKNDLHGARFLGHDLFNSWGKLKRFGPYGLIIVDPPSFQGSSFTLDKHYPKVIRRLSSLAEEGADILLCLNAPEKDSEYLTAMVEEGAPELSFVQRLPNPAAFADRFPEKALKVLHYRYGS; from the coding sequence ATGAATTGTACAAAAAATATCCTATCTTCACTTTTAAAGCCTAAATCTGTGAAAAATGCTGAACGATTATTACATGGTCGAGGCCAGCTAACTGGTGGTGCAGAGTCGATTGCTATCGATTGGTATGCAAGCCATCTGTTGTTCACTTTTTATAGTGAAGTGAGTGACGATGATGTGAATACGCTTGTTGATGCGGTAGTGGATCAGTTTCGGCAATGGCAGATGCCTATCCAAGCTGTCCTTTGCCAACGTCGCTATTTAAAAGGTGCGCCAGTAGAGTGCCTACATGGTGAGGTTTCACAGCCTTTATGGGTCACCGAACATGACCTGCAATACAAGGTCAATCTGCTTAACCATCAAAATCATGGCTTATTTTTAGATATGGCGGAAGGGCGGAAGTGGGTGTTGGAACATGCCAAAGCGCGTTCTGTTCTCAATCTATTCAGTTATACCTGTGGCTTTTCTGTTGCTGCACTAGCGGGTGGTGCAGACAGTGTGGTGAACTTGGATATGAGCAAAGGTGCACTGAGTGTCGGCAAGCAAAATCATGTAAAAAATGATCTACATGGAGCAAGGTTCCTCGGACACGACCTTTTTAATAGTTGGGGAAAGCTAAAACGTTTCGGACCCTATGGTTTGATTATCGTTGATCCACCCTCTTTCCAAGGCAGCAGTTTCACCCTGGATAAACATTATCCGAAAGTGATTAGGCGGCTCAGTTCTTTGGCAGAAGAGGGAGCAGATATATTACTTTGTTTAAATGCGCCAGAAAAAGACAGTGAATATCTAACCGCGATGGTTGAAGAAGGGGCGCCTGAATTAAGTTTTGTGCAGCGTTTGCCAAACCCCGCAGCCTTTGCTGATCGTTTTCCTGAAAAGGCGCTCAAGGTTTTACATTACAGGTATGGTAGCTAA
- a CDS encoding TIGR01777 family oxidoreductase, translated as MTSLNILITGGTGFIGSALTKHLKNQHKVTVLSRHPSSAQKQLGFDVKIISCLNDLNDLDPFDAVINLAGEPIANKRWSKRQKSRITGSRWHITSTLVQLMHTSNNPPSIFLSGSAIGIYGRQGNETIDESFTDHHDEFSHQICQRWEELAEGKPDNVRLCIMRTGIVLGTKGGALKRMLPPFRFGLGGPLASGEQYMSWIHINDMVKAIIFLLDHPTANGVFNLTAPSPCTNQEFTDALGKQLERPAEFRLPRFLLRLLFGEMADLLIYGQRVVPSRLHEHGFHFCHSRLDEALASLLARPKTK; from the coding sequence GTGACCTCATTGAACATATTGATCACTGGCGGCACAGGCTTCATTGGCAGCGCACTCACCAAACACCTTAAAAACCAGCATAAGGTGACAGTGTTAAGCCGCCACCCCTCATCAGCACAAAAACAGCTTGGCTTCGACGTCAAGATCATCTCCTGCCTTAACGACCTTAATGATCTTGACCCATTTGATGCAGTGATCAACCTTGCCGGCGAACCAATAGCCAACAAGCGCTGGAGTAAACGTCAGAAGTCTAGAATTACTGGCAGTCGTTGGCACATTACCAGTACGCTCGTGCAGCTCATGCACACTAGCAACAACCCACCATCCATTTTCCTGAGCGGCTCCGCGATAGGGATCTATGGGCGTCAAGGCAACGAGACTATTGATGAATCGTTTACAGATCATCATGACGAATTTTCCCACCAGATCTGCCAACGGTGGGAAGAGTTAGCGGAAGGTAAGCCAGACAATGTCCGCCTCTGTATAATGCGAACGGGGATCGTACTTGGCACCAAAGGCGGGGCCCTGAAACGTATGCTACCGCCATTTCGATTTGGGCTCGGCGGGCCGCTTGCCAGCGGCGAACAGTACATGTCATGGATCCACATTAACGACATGGTTAAAGCCATAATATTCTTACTTGATCACCCAACAGCAAACGGCGTTTTTAATCTAACCGCCCCCTCTCCCTGCACTAACCAGGAGTTTACCGATGCGCTAGGTAAACAGCTGGAACGTCCAGCGGAATTCAGATTACCGCGCTTTCTACTGCGCCTACTGTTTGGCGAAATGGCCGATTTATTGATTTACGGCCAACGGGTCGTACCATCACGACTACACGAGCATGGCTTTCATTTCTGTCATAGCCGATTAGATGAGGCATTGGCGAGCCTACTGGCTCGCCCTAAAACAAAGTAG